In Xiphophorus maculatus strain JP 163 A chromosome 9, X_maculatus-5.0-male, whole genome shotgun sequence, the genomic window AATTGTAATTGGTACATTGTTATAAACACTTTTTGTACGTCTATAAGAACCACAGTTGTCATACATCAACAATGCTTTATCCTATTAAGGGAAAAGAAATCTTTTAGAATGTGCCATTGCATTTCATGCAATTGCAAACACATTTGATGCCTTTGTCAAACAGAATGGTGAGAAATGAAACAGACCACTTATTGTGCCACCCACATGCAACTGCTGCATCCAGCAtcagaaagcaaacaaagaCGATCGCAAAACcaaagagaaaagatgaaatGCTGGCAATCTGGGCACCAGGAATCAGACgggggagaaaataaaacaaagaaaaaagctatCCTGTTGTTCCTACTTAAGCTCTATAAGAAAAGCTTTCAACCTAAAGCTGAAGGCAGACAACAGATGAGAGCAGAATGTGAGAGCTTTCCAAGCGCTGCTCTTGGCAAACGCATTAAACTCCGAAGATCACGTCAGGATATCCTTGTCATTgtcatttatctttttaaatattttgggcTGACATATTTAATTCTGGGACCAATTTATCATTTGAGTGATGCATGCATTCAGTCTGTCATTCTGTGTTGTGCAAACATGTACAAATCTCAGTTAAGATATTTGTTTGCAAACGTTAGCTGCGGACTGCAGACCTGTGAAGAACAGAAATTATAGCACACTTCTACGAAATATGACCagataaattcacatttaaagaCACAGATAAAAATTTTTCCAGACCAATGAGAGCGACCtcaagaaattttttttttttttagatttgcaaCATGTATAAAGCTAAAGCTCCAAATCCTGTAATGAAGGTAGATTATAAgactgaagggaaaaaaatattttctgtagattatgtgtaaatttattcatttttaaatgagtttgGCAGGGTTTCCCGCAGAAAACTGCTAAGCCCGGTGTTCAGGGTGTAAGGGCAGTCATCCGTGTTTctgagttaaaatttttttaaagttgacaggaaatttaaaaataccatTTGATAGTTATGCATTTTTGGAAGACTTGAAGATTAACACCTAAACGCCAactttaaagtctttaaaaaagccAGTCATTATAAAGAAACTGATAAATTAACAATGCtgagcctggtgggggcacaagtgaagcctggtggcccgccaggcttacaaTACGCTGAGGGAAACCCTGGTTTAGGAATTTCTGCTGGTTCCATAGTCAGTCCTTGAAGAGGTAATCTCTCTGTATGTACAGGGCAGAAGAGATGTGACTGAAGTTAGACTGAGTTAACCATTGTGCCCCCACCAGTATGAAGCTGGCAACTTTTGGAAGAGACTGAATATAATTGAAAACACTTTTCACATGCCTCTTTTAAACAACTGAAAGTCCTTGAAAGGTAAGGATGATGCCATTCTTCACTTTAAGCACTTCCATGGTCTCCCCTATCTTTTGGATATCTGCCCTTTCATTGGGTgaaatattgatttcttttCCATTCAGCAGCAATAGCTGGAAACCTATTGTGTCTTCTCGGCCCTAAAAGATATCACAAAAACACGATATCGCCTATGAGCACTTGGATTTATGCACAGGGTGGCGATAGTGCTGAGAAGCACAGGAAGCGAGACAACTCAGTCATCACACACCTGCTTACATCTCCGGGTTCACACACTGGTGATAAGCATTTAACACAGTGAGCCTTCAAACACAGAGCTGAGCAAATCAGTTAACCTTTGCAGCAAAATGCACTGCAGTCAACAAAGCACTTCATAATTCACCCAAAGGTGACTCGTGTTGACATAATAACAATGACAAATGTTGGCACCAAGGAAAGCTGCTGGGGCTATGATAGTTCAGTGAGCTAAAAACAATAACTTAACAGGTAGCCTGTATACAGCACGTGTGTCTTTCACTACCCCACAACTCAGTTTAATGGtcatttgaatattaaaatgacatttttaaaaaagacacaataGGCCTATATTAAAGGAGGGGAGTATTATGCATATTCCAGGCACATACTGTTATTTCATCCCACAATCAAGCCATCAGTTACCTTCAGTAGTTATGACAAAGATTTTCCAGATGAAGTCTGCAGGAGACGGAACACTCCTGAAGCTGGAGCTGAAGCTTTAATTGTGCGACACCAAGACACGCCTGTGTACTGTTGGATTCACATGCGTTGCCATGGAGAATGCTGTCATGTACTGTAGCTGTTTCGACCAGGTCGGCTCTAAGTCGTAGCCTGTAATGACTCTGGTGCCAAGCTCCTGTATCCAAACACAGAGCATTCCATGCATCACCACTCAGCAAGCAGCTGACAGCCATTCTCCCCAGCAGTTTGCCATCTTATTTCTCCTACTTGTCCATCATCAAACTTGTATCTCCATTAATCACTGAAAGAAACCTTCACTATAGcacacagagataaaaaaaaaaaattaaaaataaacactattCTCCTGGAGCGTGAGCGGTTTTCTGAAATTTCAGTCGGTTTTGCTCATTGCGACGCATTTTTCTTGAGCTCTAAACTTATGCATCATTTTGCGAATCGATTTGAGGCACACAAACATCAAAGATTTTGAgcaaaataatcttttattttggaattttcaaGTATGACATTTGTGATAAAAAGCTCTTTATGAACCTTGACATGTGATTATCTCCAAAGGTCAGTGagaattctgatttatttttctttgtacttGGTATCTTTCTCCTCGCTGTTTGGCAAACCAGTCTGCCCAGGAAAGGGGGCAATTTTTAGAAAGAAGTAGGGATTACTGTGAACCCGCATGGCCACCAGGATGGGGACGGCTGCGTAGAGCAGATTAGCTCCCAGAACTGTCCAGAAAGCATCATTCGGGATACGAAATGGAGTTGTGGTGCGAGAATGGAGAGACCCCCCGATGTGGGACCACTGGCACTGAAAGGAAACACAATAAGATAAAGAGTTGAGCCTtagggaaataaaacaaacaaatttgatTCCATTCGGATCTGTCTTGTTCTCTTTTCAGACTGATGGTAGGTGAATGCATGCCTCCCTTTTTGTCATACATTCCCAGCGGAATGTCTTGAATGTTTTTCCCTAACCAGAAAGATTAACCGCTGCAGAGGAGGTGTTCAGACTATACAAGCTGACTGTTTGGAAGACAAGGAGGATGCAATCTGCAACCAGCATCTGCAAGTAAAACAAGCTTTAATCAAGGACATCCTCTTAACTCAGATCAATACTGGGACTTTATTATAAAGAATATgctttaaatgataaatatggTTCATGTTCTATCTATACAAGGAGAATGTTTTGGGGGACATTGTTTCACTGGCACACCAGAGCAAGTCCTATCAGTATttgatgcagcaaaacaaatagTCAGTACAACCCAATTGAGCGTGCGACAATTTCATCATTAATCGTGCATTCAGAGCCATCCATGCTTGTTCAACGTTCGCCGTTATGGTTTTACCTGGATGATGGCACCAGCAAAGAACGTTGTCCAGTCTGACATCCACGTACACCCAGGTTTGAGGAGGCCATAGACAAACGCACCCAGCAGAGGCAGCCCATAGAAGAACAAATGCAGCATCtaggaaaataaatacagtcttttttttcatagaatTTGAAGTTTGTTATAATTATGTCCTTCCTGTTATTCCTCTCTAATCTATACTACTCTGATCTATAGctaacaataaaatgttgactTCACTGCGTACTAAACTTTGCGACGCATCACTGTTGTTCCGGGCCGTTGCCAGAGATTTCACCTCTGGATAAAGAGGAAGGTGCCGAGCCAAAGAAAACAGACTCCATCAATGTCGTtctgtgttgttgtttcgtGCCAGCCAACACTTCAGCAGAGTATTAACACAGAGAATCTCTTTTCTCTCCTGGCAACACTTCACCTACACTCACTGAATACAGAGCATAGCAGGCTTAAGCTCGAAATCCTGATACCGTCTgatcatttatttgatttcataTCATTTGATAGGAATATATATCAGATACCATTAAAGTGATGGTTGTgtgtatattattatttatggacctttacagttttatcttatttggATGGGTTTTCCATAGAAGCCTATTATAATTTAGACAAGAAATGGAAGTAGGAAGGTGTTCACTACAAATCTTTCTGTCAATCAGCTTCTGATAGTCGGACAAGAAAATTGTCTAATTGTCTGTAAATCGGTGTAAACTGTAATAAAGTAGCATTTACACCACCGTCATATTTTTTGGGTCTTAAATCGCTTCACTCTGACTGGAAACATAACCTCTATCTCTTTTATAGATAATCATTGGCTTATGTGTAAATAGtaagccaaaaacaaaaacaaaacaaaaatattcagcgTCATAAATTAACTTTCATATATACAGTTATGAGGATCTTTAGCAATGGAATATGAGTATGTCTTGTTCTTGGTCTCTCTCAGAGTAACCATTaccttcatcttcatcaccaactaatctggatttactCAAAATTAAGGTACAGGTAAGATATTAATTGCTAAGAGTCCTTAAAGAGAACCTCACTTTAAAATTTCTGAACTATCCTTGTAGTATAAAGTAGATAACTTTCAGGGTATCACCAATAAGATGCAGGCTATTGGCAGATTGTGATCTTTCACATCACTTCAGTCCTATCCAGGATGTAACATTGTGTTGTCAAATTTAATTCATCAAGTACAGAGTTCAATAAATGACcaagaacaaaaagaacaatCAAAAGTGAGATAAAATGACCAAATGAGAACACTGATCATCTTGATATCTTGGAAGCGATCATAAAGTCAGTGCAGCAGTATCTTTTGTTCCTTTCCAGCTCTCCACTCTCCAAAACCCTCAGTCTGCAAACTCAGCAGAAATGATTCCTTCCATACAAGGGTCACTGCAGAAACTTTCTTAACCTTCAGTCAAAAACGTCTGGTGCATGAAAGCCACTTTGCCACTTTATAAAACCCCCAAATTACAGCAGTAAATGGTTTCTTTTCATTGCCGGCCTGAGGTCCAGATGAATTCTAATGAGTCCAGCTCAAAGCCTAAAAGCCAATCATGTATGCCCTTCAGTCTTTTGttgaaatgtctttgttattgCAGCCACGTTAATCTATTAAATATCCTACATCATCAGTGAATACAGAGGCTGGTGAGTTTTGAAGAAGTTTAACAATGTGCCtaacttcattttgtttctttcatccTTTAATACAATTATAAGTCAGGCGCTGATGATTTAGGCACGCAGATCTGCAAACACAGATAACTAAGACATAATTTCACTTGCtgaacacatacacacacacacacacatacacccacacacaccatTCTCCCACCCAGGGAGATGTTGATGGGAGGCTTTGGATGGGGGGATTAGCTTATCAAGTCCCCGCTGTGCGGTTTGTCTGTCTGATCAATGATTGCAATTGTGCCCgaactgcagctgcagcaatGTCTTTGGATAACCTATTGACAAAACAGCACTcgctaaacaaaacaaacagaacccaAATGAGTGAGGGGTCAGAGGAAGAAAAGCAAGCCCGAAAGGGGACCAACTGCCAGTCAGAGTATAATCTGTTATCCATCTTAAGTAAATGAAAGAGCGACAATGATGCGTTGGCCTTTGGACCCTTCTTCATCTGGgctttaatgatgaaaaatggCCTCGTGTTCAAGTGCCAGCTCAGCCAGCAGATGGGATTGGGGCGAGTTTCCAGCATGCTCAGAGTGACACCTATGAAAAAGGCCTTTCATGTGGCTTGTTATTCGAAACAAGACAGAGAAGAGATTTCAGAcactacagcagcagcaaaggGAGGCTGAGAGAAAAATACCCACCATCACCTTGGGATAGCCCACAGGATCCTTCAGGTAGGGTTCGTATTGATTCAGGTATACAGAGCAGGCTTCAAGTGGGGAGTCCAGAGCCACCTGCAGATAGACAATGTAATTACAGCgtcaacaaaaattaaaaatgtttttttttttaaatctacgtCTTCTGGACCATAAATTTTTATGGATTCCTTATCTTGTCACAACAAATGTcttgatatacagtatgtgattATCAATGATGTAAACTAGATTTTAGAGTAACACACTGTATAAGTAATGAAACTTACATCTTGTTCAATCATGCAGTTATTGGTCTGAGACCAAAAAAAAGGtcagtttttatgtgtttaaacaCAGATATATTTACAATAAGTAGCTTTTGCGAATAAGATGGAGTGGCGTTCAATTTTACAGTACAAATATGTATTACAAAACACATGCAATCTCTCTTCTATTCTTTTAGAAAGCCcaaaatatattgataaaaatataatttcacatgttgatgttttttttccctttaaagcTAGGGGATGTaacttttatcaaataaaacattgttaaaactgtcactatgtcgtgGTAATatagtatgagacagatcatctgtgaaaaaatttagCTCCTCTGCCAtctcccagttctcccagtaCTAACTACAGTACTGTTGTTTGTTTGCATAAGTAGTTTCGTACATTGTCTCTCTGTAAATGCTGACCCAATTTGAAAACTGTCTGACTTCCAAAACTCTTCCTTGAACTCTGGTAATAGCGGTAGGTAAGTAAGTGTGACGTACTCACCAAGCCTCTGAGGGCGGTGAAAGCCATGGCAACCAACAGGAGCACCACCAGGATGAGGTCCAAGGGACGCCAGATTAGCTTCATGGTCTGAGTGTGTTGGGCCTATGAGCAGGCGTGAAACAAGGGCAGAGCACAGAGGGGCTTAGCCCAGGTTGATGTTTGATCGTATTTTCAACTTTACATGCAACATTTTACCGctcaaatgtaaaagtttacTCTCTAAATCTGAAGCAGAATTGGATCCAGTAACATGACAATGGACCAAAACATTCCAGTAAATGCACGCTTGTGCTTTGGATTTATTTCAGACTGGCTGTACATGCAAGAAGTTCATCAAATGTAGCTGAAAGTGAGGTTGCTACAAGAAGCATCTCACTGCTGTTGCAGCTATTGCTGCACGAGCTTTTACAGAGTAATGTGTTCCAAGTTATTTTTTACAGTCGGAATGCATAGTTTTGCTGATATCCTTTGTTTAATAGAGTAAAAAGCTGGTTGATCATTGGCATTAACCAGCAATTAAAACTATTAAACTTCTACTtctgaagataaataaaaaataagattagaCATTAATACTTGAACActtgttttggaaaaaagtgaatatttaatAGGGCATCTTCATTTATTAACGAGACTGCAATGCTAACATTTCGCTCAACAACTCAACTCTCAGTTTTCAGATTCAAGTCAATGCAATGTGAATTCACACTATCACATTGCCACTGTGTATATAAAATACAGCATCGGACTTATAGTGCGGGCATGAGTCCCCATCACAGAGAAAGGATGGTAAAGTTTATCAGGCCGATCAAAAAGCATAAACACTGTACCTATAAAGCCCTTCAGTCACATTGAAGGTCAAATCACTAATGCATCATACTCACATTGTATCCACCGATAAGTGGTCTGTCCTTGGGCCGAGTGAACAGGGTGATGGCTCCCAGCACGGGCatcaaaagaaagagaaaattgagCCAGAAGGCTGGACGAATCTCTGACCCGTATTTACCTGCCAGAAGCACACATCTATCAGCTTGTActtaacatttcaaacaaagGCTGCAAATATATCTACGTAGCCCAATTATTGAACTTCCTGATAAAATCTCTCAAACATGCTGCACAGTCTGCCTTGGATTGCACAGCAGAGCGAAGAGCACATTGCCAGCAGAGGAGTTTGATCTTGTGACACTTGTGCATGCAGTTAGAAATGCCAAGAACAGATGCTTCAAGTTGGTTTTGTGCTTTGTTCTGTGGGATGTGTAGGCAGGCGTGCACATGCTTTGTTTGCCGCCTGAACTGTGATGCTGATGGTACATGGCGGGGCAGATGTTTGCTTGATTAAAGATGGGACTGTTGGGAGACAGGATGGAGTATTAGGCTCACCTGCCACTATCCCAGTAATAAACACACTCATGTTAGCGCACAAGGAGCCGGCCCAGAACAGGCCCAGTGTACGATAGGCTCTCCTgtggaagaaacaaaaagatattTGCTTTTTAATGATCTTCAattatatttacagaaacaatTTAAAGGACTAAAAGCGCTGCTTTGCTAAACTGAATTCAACAATGTTCTACATGTGGCTTGAATGTATCACAAGGCCT contains:
- the LOC102219963 gene encoding transmembrane 6 superfamily member 2, whose protein sequence is METLVFLFSFSALGVLYAMNTTSEFQEPYVILEIGVAVLVIVFLFYYLITRGNPPKDFLFFVFAEFCFTCVIDLTSALEYDGIISGFMDFYQKTGEPYLGTSYAIMMCYWDGIAHFILYLMMISRITDRRAYRTLGLFWAGSLCANMSVFITGIVAGKYGSEIRPAFWLNFLFLLMPVLGAITLFTRPKDRPLIGGYNAQHTQTMKLIWRPLDLILVVLLLVAMAFTALRGLVALDSPLEACSVYLNQYEPYLKDPVGYPKVMMLHLFFYGLPLLGAFVYGLLKPGCTWMSDWTTFFAGAIIQCQWSHIGGSLHSRTTTPFRIPNDAFWTVLGANLLYAAVPILVAMRVHSNPYFFLKIAPFPGQTGLPNSEEKDTKYKEK